One window of the Cryptomeria japonica chromosome 7, Sugi_1.0, whole genome shotgun sequence genome contains the following:
- the LOC131057851 gene encoding subtilisin-like protease SBT1.7 encodes MKKSISIQVTLLFLLAFARVTYAKTVRKPYIVHMMKSMKPEHFSLHKHWYHSILNQVTSAASTSDPSVLLYTYGVVLHGFAAKLTSAEAAALESVDGCLAVIPSSLNKLHTTHSPQFLGLTDGGGLWSQQLNRGEDVIVGMVDTGIWPESESFHDEGLGPVPSSWKGECESGEQFDSSLCNRKLIGARFNFSVGYKSHVGEDFISARDSYGHGTHTASIAAGSPVRGASYNGFGNGTAMGMAPAARLAIYKACWGGPEPNCDDSDVAAAIEKAIQDGVDIISLSLGSAIENPFYMDHQALAAFGAIENGAFVSASAGNEGPFSASLSNTAPWMTIVGSGSMDREFLSLVKLGNGKVFKGSSLYRGPGIQNLPLVYDYCSNLGVDPHLFKGKVVMCAFHSNSTKTARLLKDAGAAGMIFVNDELYGAQDVPMDESYFPASRVSFSTGEKIKTYVNSTAAPTATMNPTGLTVVGKAIAPIVDTFSSRGPSDSYPDVLKPDLVAPGSNILAAWKDGGFKIESGTSMACPHVSGIAALIRASHPTWSPAAIRSALMTTASTLDNRKQPIRDALNLRAADPFAMGAGHVNPRAALEPGLVYNLGPQDYINYLCGQNAYTKKQIALLTHKWPPCPKSESGADLNYPSFSVLLKYGERVQVKRRTVTNVGGDNAVYKVQVKSSPNVKVSVEPETLVFNKRSDEASFNVTFESQVEGSEEVEVGEIMWKCMQGGTHTVRSPIAVFWIPL; translated from the coding sequence ATGAAGAAGAGCATCAGTATCCAAGTAACACTCCTCTTCTTGTTAGCATTTGCTAGAGTAACTTATGCAAAGACTGTTAGGAAACCCTACATTGTTCACATGATGAAATCCATGAAACCCGAACACTTCAGTCTGCATAAGCACTGGTATCATTCAATTCTCAACCAGGTCACCTCTGCTGCCTCCACTTCAGATCCGAGTGTCTTGTTATATACATATGGTGTAGTCCTTCATGGCTTTGCAGCCAAGCTGACCAGTGCGGAGGCTGCAGCTTTGGAGAGTGTGGATGGCTGTCTGGCTGTGATTCCATCCTCTCTCAACAAGCTTCATACCACTCATTCACCTCAGTTTCTGGGCCTCACCGATGGCGGAGGACTGTGGTCGCAGCAGTTGAATCGCGGAGAAGACGTGATAGTGGGCATGGTGGACACAGGAATATGGCCTGAGAGTGAAAGCTTCCATGACGAGGGTCTAGGGCCTGTTCCCTCCAGCTGGAAAGGCGAATGTGAAAGCGGAGAACAATTTGATTCCTCCTTGTGCAATAGAAAACTCATCGGAGCTCGATTCAATTTTTCCGTGGGCTACAAATCGCATGTAGGCGAGGATTTCATATCAGCAAGAGACAGCTACGGCCACGGCACACATACTGCTTCTATTGCTGCGGGATCTCCTGTAAGGGGAGCGAGCTACAATGGCTTTGGAAATGGAACGGCCATGGGCATGGCGCCTGCGGCCAGACTGGCCATCTATAAGGCCTGCTGGGGGGGACCAGAACCCAACTGCGATGACAGCGACGTAGCCGCTGCTATCGAAAAAGCCATCCAAGACGGCGTCGACATTATTTCTTTGTCACTTGGCAGTGCGATTGAGAATCCATTCTACATGGATCATCAAGCGCTGGCAGCATTCGGTGCCATAGAGAATGGTGCATTTGTTTCCGCCTCTGCTGGTAACGAAGGGCCTTTCTCAGCTTCTCTGTCAAACACGGCACCGTGGATGACTATAGTGGGCTCCGGCAGTATGGACAGAGAGTTTCTCTCTCTTGTGAAGCTCGGCAATGGCAAGGTGTTCAAGGGCTCGTCGCTTTACAGAGGACCAGGGATTCAAAATCTGCCTCTGGTATACGATTACTGCAGCAACCTTGGTGTCGACCCACACCTTTTCAAAGGTAAAGTTGTGATGTGCGCTTTCCATTCCAATTCGACGAAAACGGCAAGGCTTCTGAAGGACGCGGGCGCAGCAGGAATGATATTTGTTAACGATGAATTGTACGGTGCCCAAGATGTACCTATGGACGAATCATATTTTCCGGCTAGCAGAGTGAGTTTTTCGACGGGCGAAAAGATAAAAACTTACGTTAACAGTACGGCAGCGCCTACGGCCACCATGAACCCCACGGGTTTGACAGTGGTGGGAAAAGCAATCGCTCCCATTGTTGACACGTTTTCTTCTCGGGGTCCAAGTGATTCATATCCGGATGTTCTTAAGCCGGATCTAGTTGCGCCAGGTTCCAACATTTTGGCTGCATGGAAGGATGGCGGCTTCAAGATAGAGTCTGGGACGTCAATGGCGTGTCCCCACGTCAGCGGCATTGCAGCGCTCATACGAGCTTCCCATCCGACGTGGAGTCCGGCGGCAATCAGATCGGCTCTGATGACTACGGCATCCACGCTGGACAACAGAAAGCAGCCCATCAGAGATGCGCTAAACTTGCGAGCCGCGGACCCGTTTGCAATGGGTGCAGGTCACGTAAATCCAAGGGCAGCGCTGGAGCCGGGTCTGGTGTACAATTTGGGGCCTCAAGACTACATCAACTATCTGTGTGGTCAAAACGCGTACACTAAAAAGCAAATAGCCCTGCTGACCCACAAATGGCCTCCCTGCCCCAAATCGGAATCAGGTGCAGATCTTAACTATCCATCTTTCTCTGTTTTGTTAAAGTATGGAGAGCGTGTCCAGGTGAAGAGAAGGACGGTGACCAATGTGGGCGGCGACAATGCCGTATACAAAGTGCAGGTGAAGAGCAGTCCAAACGTAAAAGTAAGTGTGGAGCCAGAGACATTGGTGTTCAACAAACGAAGCGACGAGGCAAGCTTTAACGTGACATTCGAAAGCCAAGTGGAAGGGAGTGAGGAAGTAGAGGTGGGAGAGATAATGTGGAAATGCATGCAAGGGGGAACGCACACCGTTCGTAGTCCAATTGCCGTTTTCTGGATTCCGCTTTGA